The Fretibacterium sp. OH1220_COT-178 genome segment TGCTGATGAGCTCCGAAAAGCTGGTGCGTATATGTCCATGAAGCAGCAGGTAGGCTACCAGCACGCCGATCAGAAGCGCAATGTTCTTGTCGCCGAGAAAGGCGAGCACTCTGTAGGACGTCGATGTCTTGTCGGCTATGGTCGCCGCGGCGATCGTTCCCGCCAGTATGATGACAATGGGAAGAAAGATGAGAAATATGCCGAGTTCTCCGCTGGGTCCGTCTTTAGAGACTGTTTGGGAGACGGGATTTTCTTCGAGGTCGTCGAAGTTATTGGCGAAGTCGGTGGCGTTTCCCGGCAAAGAACCGATGAGCCTGCCGTAGACCACCCCGCCTACGAGGCTTCCGGCTATAGCTACGATAAGGCTGTAGAAGAGAAAATATCCCAGATTGAGGTTCAGGTTGTTCGCCACGATCAGAGGACCGGGGGTAGGGATGACCACCGCATGCGTCGTGATCAGTCCTATGGCGAGCGCCGTAACGAGCGTTATGAAAGGAATTTTGCCTTTGCGCGAAACTTGTTTGATGAGACTGAGCAGAAGGATGAAAGCGGCATCGAAAAAGACCGGTATGGAGACGATGAACCCCGTCAGGTTGATGGCGAAGGGAGCCCGTTTCTCCCCCGTAATCCGAAGGAGCAAGCCCGCGATTTGCCCGGTGCAGCCGGATTGGTGCAGAAGTTCTCCCAGAATGATGCCCAGGACGATGATGATGCCGATACTCCCGAGTGTGCCTCCGAAGCCGGAGGCTATTTTGGCGGAGATATCGTTGAATGCCATTTTCGAACAAAGCCCCATAACGATGGAACCCAGCAGCAAGGAGAGAAAGGGGTGCACCTTGAAAACTACGATGGTGATCAGCACGAAGAAAATTGCAACGGCAAAAGACCCCAACAACCAACCCAGAGAAGCTGTCATGCAGGTTACCTCCTTTGTGATGGTAAGCATTCAGTCCTTATACCCAATTCCATCATCCGGTAAATTCTCAATGCACGCAGATTACGGACTCTCCAAAAATCTCTTCCTGTTCAATCGAACCATACTCGAAATTCACGAAGTACAACGTTTTGGAGCTGTGATTGTGACGTGGATAGCCCCTCCTCTCTCGAGGCGAAATTCGCTCGGATTGGAGGAGCGAAGGCATGGACACCAGTGCTTTCCTTTCAGCCCCACCGATACCGATGAAAAACGGGGCAAACGTCAAATGTCGAAGCATGTCTATTGAGCCTCAAAAAAACGGATGTATTTTTTTACCACCTCGTCTACACAGGATCGTTCTTTCAGAGCGAGCACCGATAGGTGAGGGGGCTTGGGGCTTCCCACCAATTTCGACAATTCGGCAACCGCATAAGAGGAAATTTCCGTGTTGACGTTGATCTTGCAGATTCCCGCCTTTATGCAGGCACGAATCGTCTCTTCCGGTATGCCCGAACCGCCGTGAAGAACCAAAGGCATGCCTAAAATTTTGTCGATCCTCTCCAGAATATCCAGACGTATGTTCGGGGCCCCTCTATAGAGCCCATGAACCGTTCCGATAGAGACGGCCAAGGCGTCGACCCCCGTCCGGGCAACAAACTCGCGTGCGGATTCGGGGTTCGTATACACCTCTTTGTCGTCGGGACTGCCCTCGTGCGAGGCTTCTCCTGCTGCAATGCTCCCCAGCTCGGCCTCGACCGAAACGCCGCAGGCGTGGGCAAAACGGCACACCAGTTTCGTATTCGCCATGTTCTCCTCAAACGGAAGGGACGAGCCGTCGTACATGACGGAACCGAATCCCTCCCTGATTGCCTGGAAAACCACATCCATATCCGAGCAATGATCCAGATGAAGGCAGACAGGAATGTTCCTTTGGCTCGAGAGCGCAAAGGCCATGGAGTAGGCGTCCTGCAAGCTCATGTTTTCGAGGTATTTCGCTCCAAAAGCCAGGATGACGGGTTTGGAGCCCATCTCGACCGCCGCGTCCAGAACACCTCTCATGGTTTCATAGTTGTAAACGTTGAAAGAACCGACCGCTCGTTTATCCCTGTAGGCATCGGAGAGCATTTCTCTGAAATTGACAAGCATCGACTTTCCTCCGTTCGCCGTACCGTTTTTCCAGCCCCTTACCTTCTTACCGTTTCCAACCAGCTTCTGAATGCGGGGTCGTCCAAAACGTCACGATTCACGATGAACTTTCCGGCGCCGTTTTTGAGAAATTCGGCGATATCCGAAGCGAGCAGGAACGGAGAGTTGGTGAGGGCGTCACTCGTCGTTCCGGCGATGTGCGTCGTCAGGGTGACGTTGTCCAATGCGAGAAACGGGCTGTCCTTGGCGATAGGCTCCGTCGCAAACACGTCGAGAGCGGCCCCCATAATCCGCTTTTCTCTCAGGGACTCCACAAGCGCATCCTGGTCGACCAGACCTGCGCGCCCGGTGTTGATCAAATATGCGGAGGGTTTCATCTTTCCGAGCAGTTCGGCATTGACCATGCCCTTATTCGCATCTGTAAGGCGCGCATGGAGGGTCACGAAGTCGGCCGTAGAAAACAACTCCTCCAGATCGACAGGGGTGCATCCGGCCTCGCGGATACTTTCCGCAGAGGCATAAGGATCGTAGACCACCGTATTGGTCTCGAATCCGGAAAGCTTCTTGGCGACCAGGCGTCCAATGTTGCCAAATCCCACGATTCCGACGGTCTTTCCACCCAATTCAGGGATATTGCCGCTGTTGGCGAACGTCTTGCGCCATTCACCGTTTTTGATGGACACGAATGCCCTTGCTATGTTTCTGCATTCCGCCAGCATCATGCCTACTGCAAAATCGGAGACGGCGTGAGCGTTCCTTCCCATTACGTTGAAGACGAGAATGCCCCTTCTCGTGGCCTCTTCCACATTCACGTTTTCCAGCCCTGCCCGGGAAACGCCGATGATGCGAAGATAGGGCATGGCATCCATGACACTGGAGGATACGGCGATAAAAAGTCCCATTAAAACAGAAGCATTTTTCCCCTCCCTGAGAACGAGCGGATCGCAGGGTTCTATTTCCGGTCCTTTTTTCTCGACTTCGAGTCGGCGGTACTGAAGCTTATCCCACGATGGCTCCCAGTCGCCTGCAAAAGCGATATCCCCGTATGGAGACAAATGCTTTTCCCAGGCTGCCTGAAACCCCTGGAACGGTATCATCGCGTCCCCAAGCAGAATAGCGGACAACTTGGCCATATTGACGCCTCCTTATTCAGGATAGACTGAAACGTACTTTTGCTACCAAAACGTTTTTGAATAGGTAATACTACTACTATAGAGTATAGGACGCATTAAAAGCAATGTCAACATTTTTTCCCTATCTTCGCTATGCCGTTCTCCGGAAAAGTTTTACGATGGGCTGGGGGGCATGGTCAGGAAACATGATACTGCGGACGGGGTGCGAGGATTGCAGGAGCTCTGCCGCTTGGGCGCGAAGCTTTTCGAGGGGAATGACCGTCTCTCCATCGATGCGGTGTTCCGAATTCCGTGTAGCGGCGCTTCTTGACGGGATTTGCCTCTCGGTTACGGGGATTGAAAGAACACGCGTCGGTAAGCCCTTCCCGGTCACGTCAGAAACAAGAGGAGCGGTTGCGGTTTTCTTGGGGTCGGACAAGAGGTCGACGGCGATGTAGTATAATCATGAAAATAGCGCGGTATCCTTGGTTTCGAACGATTTCGAGCTCCATTTTTTTGGCCTCAAGGGGCTGAACAGGCTTGAGGGTGCGTGTCTTCGGACCGCTTCGAGGCCGAAAAGGAAACTGCTGATTGTTGAGGTGGGCGATTTGAGACGTTTGGGCAGTTTTTTTCTGTTTCTTGTCTGGTTGTCTGCAGCCTTCATGGAGGGGGCCGCAGCCTCCGAGTCGATGAAGCTCGACGAGTATCTGAGTCGGGTCCTTCAAGGAAATCGTTCCCTGAAGGCGGATATGAAGTCCGTCGAGGCACAATACTACGCCGTGTTGAGCGGAGTCGCGGTTCAGCGTCCTCAGATGGGGGTCTCCGCCTCGGGGTCGTGGCTCTCCGGTCAGACTATGATGGGGGCGAAGGATTCGGACATCACTGCCGGAGGTGTCAACCTGGGTGTGACGCACCGCATCGACATCTCGGGGAGTTATTCATTGGACGAACGTCAGCGCATCCTGGGGTATGAGGCCCGGCGCGCGCAGTTCGACGCAACCCTCAACGCCCTGATCGCCACGGCGGAGGAGACCTGGTGGTCGGCGGTCCTGGCCCGGGAAAATGTTGCCCTCCAAAAGGATATCCTGCGTCAGCGCTCGGAAAACCATAGGGTGACGACCGAAAAATTCCGGCAGCAGTTGGTCCCCAAGCTGGATGTCGTGCGTTCCGAGGCCCAGGTTGTGGAGGCGGAGAGCTTGGTGAAGGAGTCCGAGACGCTCTATCTCAACCTGCTGGCAAACCTTTCCTACTTGGCCGGAGGGGCGGACGTGGTGCCATTTGAGGAGCCTCTTTACGTCCCCGTGTTCGACATCAGTCTCAGTTACGAAAAAGCCTTGGAGGCCCGCCCCGACGTACGTGCAGCGCGTCTTGCGGTCGACAGGGCCCGGACAGTCAAGAAATTGACGGGCAAGGGCCTGGCGCCCACCCTTGATTTCGGGATGCAGTGGACGGCCTGGGCGGATCCTGAGCTGTCCGCCGCTCCCCAGGAGGGGGAGGCGGCGGCGTCCCTTAAGCTGAATATCCCTATCGTCGATGGAAACAGGACGAGATACGGTGTGCTGAATGCGGACAGATTATTGGAATCCGCCGAGCAGGGATTGGCCTCTCTGGAGGATCAGACTCGCCGGGATCTCTCGATCGCGATGAATGACTGGAAGAAGGCCTCCGTGGCGGAACAGGACAAAAAACGTCAGGTTGAGCGTGCGGAGGAGGAGCTTCACATTACGGAACTGATGTATTCGGAGGGGATGGGAGCCCAGATCGACCTCATCAACGCCCAGACGGCGTATCAGGGAGTGCGCACCCAATACCTCAACGCCGTCAAGGAGATGTATGTCGCCTTGGTCCGGCTGCGTCGCGCGGTGGGCGACTATGCGCCTGACGAGAGCGGCGACTGGCGGGAGGCCGTAGTCCGTTACGACAAGGGGCGTCCCGTCGCGGACGAGGTTGCCGCCAAGTCCCTGAGGGATCAGAGAAACAAGGGGATAAAGTCCTCGAATGAAGGCGGCAAGCCCAAGGCCAAAGGAGCTCCTAAAGGCAAAAAAACAAAAAAATAGATTTTTGGCAAGGGGAGGAGAGAGGTTTTCTCTTCCCTTTGCCCTTCCGATTTTTGTCGTTTGCCGCTGTGTTATAGTACTGGTGTTGCTGATGGGCATCTCGTCGCTATTTTGCGGCGATTGTTTTTCTTTATAGGGCGGTGCTCAGGGTCCTGCTGGGGAAGGCCTCTTTTTCGGAAAAGGACGGTACGCGCCTCGATTTTGTTTTTGTCGGGGGGGTTTCCATGAAGTTTTCTCTCATGGCTCGATATTTCTTTGCTTGTGCGTTTTTTTTCTTTGGCTTTTCTCCCGCGGCGAGGGCGGAGCTCGAATATTACGGTTTTCCCTCTCCCTCCAAAGCGGAGGCCCGACCCTCCGTCAAGCCTGCAGACCCTGTTCTCGTCAAGAAGAACGCTCAGGCCGTCGCCCTCAGGGCGAAGGAGCTCGAGAAGCGACGTCAGGCCCAGAGAAAGAGCATCTCCAATTTGCTGTCCCGGTACAATCGCAAGCTCTCCAAGCGCATGGCCCTGGATTATGCGGAATACATCCTCCAGGCCAGCGAGAAGTTCCAGCAAGATCCTTTCGTCGTCGCCGCCATGATCGTCAACGAATCCTCCGCGCGCCACGATGCGGTTTCCAAGGGGGGGGATTACGGGTTGATGCAGGTCCGCTGGCGGGTTCATCGTAGAAGCATCACCAAAAAGTACCCTCATATCCGGGATGCCAAGGACATTCTGGACCCCGAATACAACGTCCTGATCGGGACGGAGATTTTGGCTCGTTATCATGCCTCGGCAGAGGACCTCAAAGGCGGACTCCTGCGCTACAGCGCCGGGAACCGAAAATTGGCGGACAGGATCTTCGCGGTCCTGAGAGGGCTTCAGGATTCCTATCACGAACATTTGCGAACCCTCTGACCGTTGGTCCTCGCTCCCTGACGTCGGACAACAGGGGGAGCCCGGGCGGAAGGGTTTACAAGTCTGTGTCCGGAGAATAGAATAGGCCCTTGAGTCGGTTCGGCCTCGGTCAGGGGCCCGCGGGGGTGCGTGCGTCGCTGGGGTGTGGCGGCGCGGAGGCTTTCCGTTTGTCACTGATAAAGCAGTATTTTCGAGAGGAGGATGGCGATGAAGTTTTCGCATTTGTTGATTTTTGGCGCTGGGGTGGCCTTGGGGGCCGGCGCAGTCTGCGCCGTGCAGAGCAAGACGGGCAAGAAGTTCGCTGTCGCCGTTGTCGGTAAAGGACTTGAGCTGAAGGAGCGCCTGGCCTATATGGCGGACAGGATGAAGGAGTCGGTCGAGGACATCGTGGCCGAGGCCCGTTATGTCAACGAGCACGGCACCTCCGGGGGGGGCGCGGAAAGCTAGCGAGACCCTATGCGGCCTCCGGGCTTGTTCTCGATTTTCCAAATCGAACCGGCTTCGGAAAAAAATCGTATTCTCCTTGTCGGACCTTGTCTGACGCTGCGAAACAGATCGAGCAAAGGAATCTCCGATGACCTTCGAAATAGTGCATGAGTTACCTGGACGTCTGCGTCTTTGCTGCGGCAAAGACGCTTTTACCTTGTCCGAATCCCGCGGTATCGCCGCCATTCTTGAACAGCTGGACGGCATCGAGCAAGTGAGAGCTTCCTTCAGGACCGGCAGCCTGCTTATTCTGCATCGTCCAGGCTTCAGGGACATGGTTCTTGAGGCCGTTCGGATGCTGGACAGGCAGTTCTATGGGAATCTGGAAGAGACGGAGCCCCTGTCCTCCTCGGATGAAGGCGGACTCTGGACTGGCTTGCGCGGACTTTTTGGAGGGGCTTTCGTTCGCTCTCTTCTGCCTGCGGCCGCGCGTTATTCCCTCGTCGTGCTGAGGTCCATGCCCTTGATTCTTAAAGGCATGAACGCTCTTTGCCGTAGGAGGCTCAACGTATCCGTCCTGGACGCATCCGCGGTGGGCGTTTCGCTTCTGCGCCGTGATTTCCGTACGGCGACGGTCATCACGACGCTTCTGACCTTGGGGGATATCCTCGAGGAATGGACCCACAAGCGATCTCGGGAAAGCCTGTCCGACAGCCTGATGATCGACATCGACAGGATTTGGGTTCGACGGGATGGCGCCGAGCTTCAAATTCCCTTCTCCGAACTGAGGCTAGGGGATCTTGCGGTCCTTCGTATGGGGGCGGTCATTCCGGTGGACGGGGTGGTGGTGGAGGGAGAGGGGCTTGTAAACCAGTCGGCCATGACGGGCGAATCCATGCCGGTCCATCGCCGCCGCGGACTGAGCGTCTATGCGGGGACCGTGATCGAGGAAGGAGAGCTTGTGGTGCGGGTCACAGCCTTTGACAGCGAGACCCGTATCCATAAGATCGCCCGGATGATCGACGAGTCCGAGGTGTTGAAGGCCGAGGTGCAAAGCCGGGCCGAAAAAATGGCCGACGAAATCGTTCCCTACAGCTTTCTGCTGGCCGCTCTCACCTATCTTGCGACGGGCAGTGCGCTGCGTGCGTCTTCCGCGCTCTTGGTGGACTACTCCTGTGCCATACGCCTGGCCACCCCCCTGGCGATTCTGTCCGCGATGAGAGAGGGAGCCCAGCGGGGTGTCCTGGTCAAGGGCGGTAAGTTTTTGGAGGCCCTGAGCCGGGCAAACACCGTGGTCTTCGATAAAACGGGGACCTTGACGGTCTCCTCGCCGCGGGTGGCCGAGGTCGTCCCCTTCGGCGAACACGACCGGGAGGAGATCCTTCGTGTGGCGGCCTGCCTCGAGGAGCACTTTCCGCACTCCATCGCCCGCGCGGTGGTCCGTCAGGCCGAGGTGGAGGGGCTTCAGCATCGTGAGGAGCATACGGAGGTCGAGTACGCTGTGGCCCATGGCATCGTCTCCCTCTGGAGGGGCAAAAAGGTCCTGATTGGGAGTGCCCATTTCGTTTTCGAGGACGAAGGGGTCCCCTGTGGTCCGACGGAGCGGGAGAGAATCGACCGCGCGCTTGAGAGGTATTCCGTCCTCTATCTGGCGATGGAGGGCGAGCTGGCGGGGATTTTATGCATCGAGGATCCCCTGCGCCCGGATGCCCTCGAAGTGGTCGAGGCCCTACATCGCGACGGTGTGGAGCGCATCGTCCTGATGACGGGGGATGAGGAACGCGTTGCCCGAAGCATCGCCGAACGGCTTTCCATCGACGAATTTCACGCGCGCATGCTGCCCGACGAGAAGACGCGCTATGTCGAGCGTTTCAGGTCTGCGGGGGGAGGGGTTGTCATGGTGGGGGACGGAATCAACGACTCTCCGGCTCTCTCGTCGGCG includes the following:
- a CDS encoding GntP family permease, whose translation is MTASLGWLLGSFAVAIFFVLITIVVFKVHPFLSLLLGSIVMGLCSKMAFNDISAKIASGFGGTLGSIGIIIVLGIILGELLHQSGCTGQIAGLLLRITGEKRAPFAINLTGFIVSIPVFFDAAFILLLSLIKQVSRKGKIPFITLVTALAIGLITTHAVVIPTPGPLIVANNLNLNLGYFLFYSLIVAIAGSLVGGVVYGRLIGSLPGNATDFANNFDDLEENPVSQTVSKDGPSGELGIFLIFLPIVIILAGTIAAATIADKTSTSYRVLAFLGDKNIALLIGVLVAYLLLHGHIRTSFSELISKCGEHAGAIFIITGAGGAFGSVINATGIGKALVESMSGWTGTSAGLLLIIVCFAISQILRAAQGSTTVALVTTSSIMAPIVARLSGVSPVLIGLAICAGGIGCSLPNDSGFWVVNRFSRFSIKQTMQCWTIGGTISGLTVLACLVVLNFFAGVLPGL
- a CDS encoding class II fructose-bisphosphate aldolase, which codes for MLVNFREMLSDAYRDKRAVGSFNVYNYETMRGVLDAAVEMGSKPVILAFGAKYLENMSLQDAYSMAFALSSQRNIPVCLHLDHCSDMDVVFQAIREGFGSVMYDGSSLPFEENMANTKLVCRFAHACGVSVEAELGSIAAGEASHEGSPDDKEVYTNPESAREFVARTGVDALAVSIGTVHGLYRGAPNIRLDILERIDKILGMPLVLHGGSGIPEETIRACIKAGICKINVNTEISSYAVAELSKLVGSPKPPHLSVLALKERSCVDEVVKKYIRFFEAQ
- a CDS encoding 2-hydroxyacid dehydrogenase, with translation MAKLSAILLGDAMIPFQGFQAAWEKHLSPYGDIAFAGDWEPSWDKLQYRRLEVEKKGPEIEPCDPLVLREGKNASVLMGLFIAVSSSVMDAMPYLRIIGVSRAGLENVNVEEATRRGILVFNVMGRNAHAVSDFAVGMMLAECRNIARAFVSIKNGEWRKTFANSGNIPELGGKTVGIVGFGNIGRLVAKKLSGFETNTVVYDPYASAESIREAGCTPVDLEELFSTADFVTLHARLTDANKGMVNAELLGKMKPSAYLINTGRAGLVDQDALVESLREKRIMGAALDVFATEPIAKDSPFLALDNVTLTTHIAGTTSDALTNSPFLLASDIAEFLKNGAGKFIVNRDVLDDPAFRSWLETVRR
- a CDS encoding TolC family protein, which produces MGDLRRLGSFFLFLVWLSAAFMEGAAASESMKLDEYLSRVLQGNRSLKADMKSVEAQYYAVLSGVAVQRPQMGVSASGSWLSGQTMMGAKDSDITAGGVNLGVTHRIDISGSYSLDERQRILGYEARRAQFDATLNALIATAEETWWSAVLARENVALQKDILRQRSENHRVTTEKFRQQLVPKLDVVRSEAQVVEAESLVKESETLYLNLLANLSYLAGGADVVPFEEPLYVPVFDISLSYEKALEARPDVRAARLAVDRARTVKKLTGKGLAPTLDFGMQWTAWADPELSAAPQEGEAAASLKLNIPIVDGNRTRYGVLNADRLLESAEQGLASLEDQTRRDLSIAMNDWKKASVAEQDKKRQVERAEEELHITELMYSEGMGAQIDLINAQTAYQGVRTQYLNAVKEMYVALVRLRRAVGDYAPDESGDWREAVVRYDKGRPVADEVAAKSLRDQRNKGIKSSNEGGKPKAKGAPKGKKTKK
- a CDS encoding transglycosylase SLT domain-containing protein: MKFSLMARYFFACAFFFFGFSPAARAELEYYGFPSPSKAEARPSVKPADPVLVKKNAQAVALRAKELEKRRQAQRKSISNLLSRYNRKLSKRMALDYAEYILQASEKFQQDPFVVAAMIVNESSARHDAVSKGGDYGLMQVRWRVHRRSITKKYPHIRDAKDILDPEYNVLIGTEILARYHASAEDLKGGLLRYSAGNRKLADRIFAVLRGLQDSYHEHLRTL
- a CDS encoding DUF6110 family protein, with the protein product MKFSHLLIFGAGVALGAGAVCAVQSKTGKKFAVAVVGKGLELKERLAYMADRMKESVEDIVAEARYVNEHGTSGGGAES
- a CDS encoding heavy metal translocating P-type ATPase, producing the protein MSESRGIAAILEQLDGIEQVRASFRTGSLLILHRPGFRDMVLEAVRMLDRQFYGNLEETEPLSSSDEGGLWTGLRGLFGGAFVRSLLPAAARYSLVVLRSMPLILKGMNALCRRRLNVSVLDASAVGVSLLRRDFRTATVITTLLTLGDILEEWTHKRSRESLSDSLMIDIDRIWVRRDGAELQIPFSELRLGDLAVLRMGAVIPVDGVVVEGEGLVNQSAMTGESMPVHRRRGLSVYAGTVIEEGELVVRVTAFDSETRIHKIARMIDESEVLKAEVQSRAEKMADEIVPYSFLLAALTYLATGSALRASSALLVDYSCAIRLATPLAILSAMREGAQRGVLVKGGKFLEALSRANTVVFDKTGTLTVSSPRVAEVVPFGEHDREEILRVAACLEEHFPHSIARAVVRQAEVEGLQHREEHTEVEYAVAHGIVSLWRGKKVLIGSAHFVFEDEGVPCGPTERERIDRALERYSVLYLAMEGELAGILCIEDPLRPDALEVVEALHRDGVERIVLMTGDEERVARSIAERLSIDEFHARMLPDEKTRYVERFRSAGGGVVMVGDGINDSPALSSADVGIAMRSGADIAREVADVVLSDNRLSGIMDARRLGRRTMRKIYRNYTLIVGANTLLLGLGVLGGITPALSALLHNLSTVGSALYALTPVLGRAEQGRFPRGAGVSSHFRPCRGGWR